Genomic segment of Primulina tabacum isolate GXHZ01 chromosome 11, ASM2559414v2, whole genome shotgun sequence:
TTGGCCCTATCTCAACTCcaaaaaaagtttaaaaattatccaagtCCATATATGCAAGTCTCAGGTATATTATTCAATCGGTGTGAGACAACTAACACACCCCTTTTCACGCCTAAAAATGAACATTTGGAGCGTGAAATTTACAAATTAGCCAACTATGGGCAGAACGGGTGGCCCAACTATGGCCAGTCCAACACATAATGGTAGAAtctgagctctgataccatgttaagattgagacttggacctaactcaaccccaaaagttAGCTCAAGGAGGGAGGATTATCCAAATCCATATATGCAACTCTCAGTTAtattatccaaccgatgtggacAACACTCTCTCTGGCTGTAATGGGAAATAATCACTCACGGTGGTCTTGTATTGACGAGTGCAAAGGGGTAGCATGATTAATTTGTATTGAATGGGTGATGAGGGGTTAGTGAAGCTCTTTCTGATTATTGGCTATTACCATGAGGCATGAGTAGTTTTTTTGTATATTATTGTTTCACTTACTGTCAGCTTAAATGGATCCATGTAGCAAATCAGATCATCTGGAGGCCGTGATCCGAATAGAGCAAAAATGCCATCCCTTCTGATGTTAGGATTGAAATATTTACTTTGTATGTGGAAAGAAAAGTGAAATAACAGATATTATTCAGCAAAAAGTCCCAATTACACACACGCGTGCTCCTgcaagtgatggaaatatgctCTTTTTTTTGTTTATGGATATGACGTCATTTACAGCTCTGTACTGTGAAAAACATTCAATATACACCTATCCAAATGTCTATACAGCCTCAGTACCTCATTCATATACTAACATGCAGGAGGATCCTTACTCGATATCTGTTGATGTGGATCTTGAGGAAACCTGTTGGGGTTGTGGACTTCGTGTTCTTGTCCCACCCCATGCATCTGTATTTAAATGTGGCTGGTGTGGAGCCATAACGAAGCAAATGGCAGTGAAATGCAATAACAAATACTTGCGATGGATAAGATTTCGGGACCGTTGTTTTGTCTGTGTTGTTCTTGTAGTTATGCTTTTCTTACATGTGAGTATCTGATGCCTTGTCGACAATGTTTAAGCTCCCGTGGTTCTTGCTTCCAAAGTTTCTTCATGAGTTTTCTCTTGTATTAATCTTTTAACAATAAAGTCCAGATACCACATATTCAAGCACTTATGTACAGTAGTGGTGTTTTGCTTTTGATGGATATTAGTGTTATCTATGTTTTTGTGATGGCGCAGGTGGTGGCATTTGGGCTGTTTATCCTGTAATCTTCTCGATCAGTTACTTCTGTGGTATTTTTCATTTTACTTTAGCATTGATCCTGTCTATATCTACTATATCTTCATTTTGCCTTGCGGCATTTCGACCTGCCAGTGTTCAACAAATTATAATTTGGGGTAGCTATCCGATGGTGGGGAAAGGTGGACTGGAGAATTACACCTTTTGTCATTACTGCTCAAAACCAAAATCACCCCGGACACACCATTGCCGTTCATGTGGAACATGTATACTCGACTTGGATCATCACTGCCCATTTGTAAGTGTTGAACACCCTTTCACAGCCTGTATAATTGAATTTTTGTTCGATGCAATtcaattattaataataaaatcatgtttagcATTGAGATGCAAAGAGGGTTGGTAAAACTTTAGGTGCATCAAATATTAGATGGTTTAAGAAATTTTCTGCTTGTGTGCATTGAGATTTTTGAAGTGCAAAATACTGATACAAATTTTTTTCCTTAGAGCAAGTCTGATCCCAATAAGCAAATTGAAAAACTGGAAAGCCAGAGTTTGGCGTGTTAAAGGCGTAATAGTAACTTTTCATGCACTAATGCTAGTGCTTTACGTTGTCATAACACGGTAGTTTGGCATCATCAGTGTTATAACCATTTGTTATTTGTAAATGATCACCCGTACCATCACATTCTCTCCTGTTATGACTTAATTAAAAAAGTTGGCACCTGGGATTTTGCCATGAGATGTGATCTTATTGTATAATTTGTCTCTCATTTCCCACATAATCACCAGGTTCTCTTCCATGCAGATTGGGAACTGTGTTGGCGCAGCAAATCACCGATGCTTTATTATGTTTCTCATTTCAGCAGTCACCAGTGTACTTTATGTTGCTATCATGACACTGTTTGCTACCATCTATTTCTGGCCACCTGTAAACCTCGGAACAGGCAACCTATTAAATGGGTTGTCTGGTACAGAGTTTCTTTACCGAGCCTTAAAAGAGCATGCTATTGCTATCTTGAGCTCTGCAGTGTTTCTACCAGCTCAAGGACTTGTTCTGGTTTACCTTTTTATCTCCAGTGTTTCAGTGGGGATCGGCCTAAGTGTGCTCTTGTGGCAACAGCTGTGTTACATTTATACTGGAGAGACTTACTTGAGTCATCTTAGTGCCGTCGACAACGAAGGAATATCAAATAAGGATTGCCAAAATCTTGTTAGATTTTTTGGTTGTCCATTTGCTGCCGCAACATATTTACCAAGTTTTTGGAAATCGAGAAAAATTCATACCAAGTAAAGACTTAGAGGCTTGTAGCGGTAAATGATCATTTTCTGATATTGCAAAAAAAATTTGTCCACTTGATTTCTGCTGTTTTGTATTTAGGTATTAAATACGTTCACACAGGTAAAAAGAAAACAATTATTTACTTAAGTTAGCTCGATTTATGGGCTAGGACTTATCTGGGCTTCTGGAACGCTGAACCTTTGTGAAGAAGAGAATCCCAGCACAGAGGTTAGAATGTCTCTAAAAAGGCTAGAAATGTTAAGTGCTCTTCTATTCACTTGTACTTAATATCTCTATTGTAAAATGTTGCGATGCTCTTTTTTCCCTTTCTTTTTAGCGGATTCCTGTGGAGAGCTATGTTGCATGGATACGGGTACGAGTATCGTATCGAATACGATACGGATACGACTACgcatcaaattttgaaaatattagacaCGATACGGCTAGGATAGGAcaatcattaaaatatatataaatattatatatatttatatttatataaatttaatattgaaaaataaaaattatagaaaTGAAATGAAAGAGACGGACAAATGTATTTAGGGATTTAAAAGCCCagccaaatttattttaaattatttttctttagtccctagaaattttaatttttttattaacccctaaaacttttaaatatttgtaaTTTTGTCCTAACGTATCCAAAAAACATATCCATGCCGTATCCATGGCGTGTCTTCACCGTGTCCAAAACGTATCCGGCTGGTCAATCCTAAACAAAGTCAACGATACCGATTTTGAGGTATCTAACACGCGTATCCGCGTGTCGGATACGTAGTATCCGTATCCGTATCCGTGTTGTATCCGTATCCGTATCCgatacttcaaaaaaaaattaaggttTCCGTGCTACATAGGTGGAGAGGCCATCCTAACCACCCGACCTACGATAGACAGAATGATTTTAATCCATTCggtattaaattttttgttttgggaGGAGTACGATTTTTTCTTGCACACATGAATATTTAGGACGACTCATAAACCTTGTGCGTTCGTGGTGCTTCATGTAGCTGCAAGATTAAAATAGGTGAATATGAATCCTGTTCGTACTCGAGTTGTATGACCCTCCCCGATGTTTCAGTTAAGATGCATCTTTTCGAGGTCATCGAAAAGGCATGAGAAAAGAAAGCCTTCGAGTATGCAGTTCTTTTTAGTCAGGTTGCTTTCTGGATATCAAACCATCGGTTGTGCACTCGTGTCATTCCGTGATGCTTTGTGTTAGAGTATGATTAGGCGAAGAGGAATTTTAATGTAAAGTTGGATGGAATCTTATTATATGCAAACGGACAAATTAATCATAGCCTTATTTCATGGTAATGTCAATAAATTTAACGTGCTGTGTTCATGTGACCCTTTATATTTCCCAAGTGGTGTCCCTTCTTCACACCAAAAGATACAACCCGAACGGCCCCAAACCCAAACATTGGGACAAATCTGAACTAGTGTATTTGTCCAATTCGCAGGGTTTGTCCATGCTATTTGCCCCATAATATTCAgtgtgaaataaataaataatactagTATATTGTTTACATTTTACCTATGATAGTTATAGTCTGGCATCCTATTTGGTGCAAACACCTGACTTAAATGTAAACCAATAGGGTCAGGCTACCTAGAAATCATCGTAGCTAATAAATGACCTGAATACCCTTgaataaatttttgttttgttttttttaatgtaatACAATTATTATATCCAATTGTATACTCCCAGGAGTCAGTAAAAAtcaattttgatcatttttaAACATTTACAAACTCAATTGTATGATGATTGACAATATGATATGTCCCTTCATTATGATTTATTCAAACAAAAAAGTTCTTGAATCTTATTTTCTATCTTCTTTGAAGTTGTTATTTCATCTGACTTCCTTTAAATTTTCCAACGTCGATGAAACTTATCATGTGATTGCAACTTCGCATCTAAATGCATTTCAAATAGATTCTAGGGGTTATATCCTCACATCACTATAGTTTAattcaatttaatttaattataaaaagacaaaaacttgtgtaagacggtctcatgggtcgtattttgtgagacagatcttttatttgggtcatccgtgaaaaattattattttttattatgaatatcggtaggattgactcgtctcacatataaagattcgtgagatcgtctcacaaaatatccaattttataaaaattgtgCAACGGATGGAAGGCTAAACTCgtcatttcaaaattttatgttgGTGAGTGATATTAATAGTCTTAAATGACCCATTTCTGAAACCTCAGTGCTTTGTCTCTTTCTGAATTCAAGAACTGCTCACAATATCCCTCCTGCTTCCGCTCATCTCTCGGATCGGCCATGGAATCAGCAGCTACGCTATCCCAGATTGGGCTTGCGGGCCTGGCGGTAATGGGCCAAAACCTGGCTCTGAACATAGCAGAGAAAGGTTTCCCCATCTCAGTCTACAATCGCACCACCTCAAAAGTTGATGAAACTGTAGATCGAGCTCGTCGGGAAGGTAATCTCCCTCTGTCTGGCCAATACAATCCTAAAGATTTCGTCTTGTCGATTAAAAAGCCCAGGTCAGTGATCATTTTAGTCAAAGCTGGCGCACCTGTTGATCAAACTATAGCTGCCCTGTCGGCTTATATGGAGCCCGGTGATACTGTCATTGATGGTGGTAATGAGTGGTATGAAAACACAGAACGTCGCATTTCAGAGGTTTCTGATAAGGGCTTGCTCTATCTCGGAATGGGGGTCTCTGGAGGTGAAGATGGGGCTCGAAATGGTCCGTCTTTGATGCCGGGAGGATCCCACCGGGCTTACTTGAATGttcatcatattcttgataaggTGGCGGCGCAGGTGGATGATGGCCCTTGTGTTACCTATATTGGTGAAGGGGGGTCGGGAAATTTTGTTAAGATGGTGCATAATGGGATCGAGTATGGGGATATGCAGCTGATTTCGGAGGCGTATGATGTGTTGAAGAACGTTGGAGGGTTGGGGAATGAGGAGTTGGCTGGGATTTTCGATGAGTGGAATCGGGGGGAGTTGGAGAGTTTCTTGATTGAGATTACTGGGGATATTTTTAAGGTGGAGGATGAGGAGACGGGTAGTGAGCATTTGGTGGATAAGATTTTGGATAAGACGGGGATGAAAGGGACTGGGAAATGGACTGTGCAACAAGCGGCTGAGTTGTCGATTGCGGCTCCAACAATTGCTGCCTCTTTGGATAGCCGTTATATGAGTGGCTTGAAGGAGGAGAGGGAAGAGGCTGCTGAGATTTTCAAGAAGGAAGGTTTGAAGGAGGAGATGATTAACAATGTGGCTTCAGTGGATAAAAAGAGGTTGGCCGATGATGTTAGGCAAGCTCTTTATGCATCCAAGATTTGTAGTTATGCGCAAGGCATGAATTTGTTAAGAGGGAAGAGTATTGAAAAGGGGTGGGGATTGAACCTGGGGGAATTAGCAAGGATATGGAAAGGTGGGTGCATTATTAGGGCAGTGTTTTTGGATAGGATTAAGCAAGCATATCAGAGGAACTCGGGGCTGGCTAACTTGTTGGTTGATCCTGAGTTTGCAAGGGAGATGGTACAGAGACAGGCAGCATGGAGGAGAGTTGTAGGTCTGGCAATTCAGAAGGGAATTGGCGTCCCCGGGATGTCTGCGAGTTTGCAGTATTTTGATACGTATAGACGTGTAAGGCTTCCAGCCAACCTTGTGCAGGCTCAAAGGGATTATTTCGGAGCACATACTTATGAGAGAATCGATTGTCCTGGATCATACCACACTGAATGGTCCAAGCTTGCCCGAAAGACCAGAGTGTAGTGCAGAAGAGTTGATTGATAGAGGTTTGTTTGGTATAATCCAGTTTTTGAAATAGTTTTACCGTTGATGTTCATGAGGCAATTACTTTACTTTGTATTGTATTCGTTACAAGGATTATTGCTCTCTCGTAAGTCGTAATGGATCATAGACTGTTGCTTTTGCAGTTAATAAGAGCAGCAATACTTTTTTGGTTATCGAATCCCTCAAATTATGATGCATTAACTCTCACTGAAAGGTTCATATTTAGGACAATTATACAACCATCAAAATCTCAAATATGTTGCATATGCATATATCCAGAAGCATGACTAGTTTGAGGGACTTGATAAATTTGATATGTTGATCTTCTGGCTGGTACTTTATAGTGCACTTATTTTAGCCCACATGCTTGCTCTGTGCACATACATTGTCTGGATGCTATCATATATCCCGATATAGGTATTTGTGAATTTGCGTTCCGTAACATCAATTGTTGCAAAAGATCTCTATTTTTTAGAATGTTTGAACTCGTGTCATGGACATATTGCTTTAATTGTCCGGTTTGATCTCATGCAGAAACCAAGTCTTTAGTGTGTCATTCTGCTACATTTTCCTATATAACTGTATTTTGCGACTTGAGACATTCTATATCACAGCATCTGAAACGAAGGAACCAAAACCATGTGAACGAATTATGCAATTTAATTTCAATTATATGTTCAAGGTAGTTACTTTTTACATCCCCTAAGGACTTGGCTGAATTACATTTAACATTAGGCTTTGTCATGGCTCAAAACTCAAGTGGACCAAATCTAACATTAGGCTTTGTCATGGCTCAAAACTCAAGTGGACCAAATCGGAAAACATGTCTACAAATGCATGGTAAAGACTCGTTGTTTGACTGTGAGCTCTGCCCTGAGATGGAGAACACCATTTATAAAGATGGGACCATCCTCTTCTATAAAAACCGTCCATGGCATGCCAAAAAGATTTCGATAGCGGCCCACAGCTTTACCTCCAGTAAAGGTGTAGTTTCCTTTATACTTGCTCACAAACTCTCCTCAAGCGGCTTAGTCCTCGATGCAAACTAGTACCCGACCGTAAAAGCTGTTGACCCCTTCTCTTGCATGCCTAAAAACAACTCGAAACAATGGACAGAGCTTTGCTGGTCTATGTTACAGTGCGCAGACAAAAAAAATCCTTTCCCTCCCAAGTGAGCCTGTGAGTAGACTCGACCTGAAGGAAAGAGATCTGCCCATTCTTCCCGTTTCAAATCAAGATATACTATACAATGCAGACGAGGCGAATCAAAGTCGGTGACCTTCACAGGTCTGTATTTGTACGCACGATCCATGTAATGGGGTGGTATGAATAATTGGCATCACCCTGACTAGCTTCATGATCCATAACTTAAAATTATATGTCTCAAGGTCTGAAAATCAGAATTCCACTTCTTGAATCTCATGTGATGGATCACTTGAAATAAAATTCAGATTCACAAATCCATTTTGTAATGTTGATGATGACAAATTTTAATTAGAaattgtaaggaccgtgtatcgtattatcgtaaatcctgtgtgattatcgataatttatgaaattgttatgtgattatgtatttgatgtatatcgtgAAGGAGGAGATGATTAACAATGTGGCTTCAGTGGATAAAAAGAGGTTGGCCGATGATGTTAGGCAAGCTCTTTATGCATCCAAGATTTGTAGTTATGCGCAAGGCATGAATTTGTTAAGAGGGAAGAGTATTGAAAAGGGGTGGGGATTGAACCTGGGGGAATTAGCAAGGATATGGAAAGGTGGGTGCATTATTAGGGCAGTGTTTTTGGATAGGATTAAGCAAGCATATCAGAGGAACTCGGGGCTGGCTAACTTGTTGGTTGATCCTGAGTTTGCAAGGGAGATGGTACAGAGACAGGCAGCATGGAGGAGAGTTGTAGGTCTGGCAATTCAGAAGGGAATTGGCGTCCCCGGGATGTCTGCGAGTTTGCAGTATTTTGATACGTATAGACGTGTAAGGCTTCCAGCCAACCTTGTGCAGGCTCAAAGGGATTATTTCGGAGCACATACTTATGAGAGAATCGATTGTCCTGGATCATACCACACTGAATGGTCCAAGCTTGCCCGAAAGACCAGAGTGTAGTGCAGAAGAGTTGATTGATAGAGGTTTGTTTGGTATAATCCAGTTTTTGAAATAGTTTTACCGTTGATGTTCATGAGGCAATTACTTTACTTTGTATTGTATTCGTTACAAGGATTATTGCTCTCTCGTAAGTCGTAATGGATCATAGACTGTTGCTTTTGCAGTTAATAAGAGCAGCAATACTTTTTTGGTTATCGAATCCCTCAAATTATGATGCATTAACTCTCACTGAAAGGTTCATATTTAGGACAATTATACAACCATCAAAATCTCAAATATGTTGCATATGCATATATCCAGAAGCATGACTAGTTTGAGGGACTTGATAAATTTGATATGTTGATCTTCTGGCTGGTACTTTATAGTGCACTTATTTTAGCCCACATGCTTGCTCTGTGCACATACATTGTCTGGATGCTATCATATATCCCGATATAGGTATTTGTGAATTTGCGTTCCGTAACATCAATTGTTGCAAAAGATCTCTATTTTTTAGAATGTTTGAACTCGTGTCATGGACATATTGCTTTAATTGTCCGGTTTGATCTCATGCAGAAACCAAGTCTTTAGTGTGTCATTCTGCTACATTTTCCTATATAACTGTATTTTGCGACTTGAGACATTCTATATCACAGCATCTGAAACGAAGGAACCAAAACCATGTGAACGAATTATGCAATTTAATTTCAATTATATGTTCAAGGTAGTTACTTTTTACATCCCCTAAGGACTTGGCTGAATTACATTTAACATTAGGCTTTGTCATGGCTCAAAACTCAAGTGGACCAAATCTAACATTAGGCTTTGTCATGGCTCAAAACTCAAGTGGACCAAATCGGAAAACATGTCTACAAATGCATGGTAAAGACTCGTTGTTTGACTGTGAGCTCTGCCCTGAGATGGAGAACACCATTTATAAAGATGGGACCATCCTCTTCTATAAAAACCGTCCATGGCATGCCAAAAAGATTTCGATAGCGGCCCACAGCTTTACCTCCAGTAAAGGTGTAGTTTCCTTTATACTTGCTCACAAACTCTCCTCAAGCGGCTTAGTCCTCGATGCAAACTAGTACCCGACCGTAAAAGCTGTTGACCCCTTCTCTTGCATGCCTAAAAACAACTCGAAACAATGGACAGAGCTTTGCTGGTCTATGTTACAGTGCGCAGACAAAAAAAATCCTTTCCCTCCCAAGTGAGCCTGTGAGTAGACTCGACCTGAAGGAAAGAGATCTGCCCATTCTTCCCGTTTCAAATCAAGATATACTATACAATGCAGACGAGGCGAATCAAAGTCGATGACCTTCACAGGTCTGTATTTGTACGCACGATCCATGTAATGGGGTGGTATGAATAATTGGCATCACCCTGACTAGCTTCATGATCCATAACCTAAAATTATATTTGTCTCAAGGTCTGAAAATCAGAATTCCACTTCTTGAATCTCATGTGATGGATCACTTGAAATAAAATTCAGATTCACAAATCCATTTTGTAATGTTGATGATGACAAATTTTAATTAGAaattgtaaggaccgtgtatcgtattatcgtaaatcctgtgtgattatcgataatttatgaaattgttatgtgattatgtatttgatgtatatcgtgacaatgaaattgagaaaataagtattgaatatgaattgacgtggTAAAAGCTCGATTGGAGAGGCCAGACGCCAATATAATACCAAAACCAACATTTGGTACAgtacatgtggcgcccgggcggtagaaaatgaccgcccgagcgccagtgtggaATAAGGGGTGttctcggacagaacatgccgcgcccgagcggtaatttttgaccgcccgagcgcggcacaAATACaactcgggggcagaacctctcgcgctcgggcgcgagaattctaccgcctgAGTGCGAGAGCGGTGGAGATAAGAATAagttctttcttttgttttcttcattTTACATTTCAGAGTTTCGAGAAACACGAgagaatttttatttctttcgtccgaatcgacttcgaaacgctgtctaaacgcgaaacaaattatatatttgtgatcgtcgcgtcgagggcttctgactgaggtaattttcttctagttccagcagatctaaatatcaaagtgctggaatagcatgtatttgaagttgaatttatgatatgtgatagaataaccgacaagaaacttatattcgaagtcagaattgaattatgatatgattatgttttgatataaatttttgaagtttcaaatgatatttgaaactcgtattaatgattttggaatatgttattgattgaaataagTATGtaattgatgtagataaagtgtaatatcaatatcttcaggctatatcaactggaaacgaagaattgaggtatgttgcgaccgggtaacatacgacaggtatctgtattatatgatatatgtcggattgatttgattgattggaatgagattatgtgtctatatgccttatttgttgattgatgtgacatacatgacattgagattgagatatcgatgtataaaataaatgttttgttaacacacatcattttatgcatacatcgatacatgacatgcacgttgagctatgatccttggataccttgatatgattggattggattccggggttttgtgaacacaatcgctatgccggtattatatgacccgtaaagcatagacaattgtggccccatatgattggatatgagatttgggatttgatggcgcttcgcCGACGTTATCATACGactatcccatattggccggtgtgccagctcgagcattgatttgatagcgattcaattggttctgacatgtgctcagtggatgggcatattacctgatacctccacgacatacatgcattgcataccatatatcattgttagatatctgtggtatatatgattggttgttccatatggagctttgctcacccccaaggggggctgttgttgtctttgtgtgtggacaatggcaggtactccaggatatcaggagatcggagagggtacttctggaaggagccacagcttgggctgaggttttatgtttttgtcttgttcccagtatatatgtatatgtatctatataccggagtatgtcccgagaatatgagttgtttgtatatgattgattttgatttcgtgtgggcatgtctatgacgtgagattaaatactatttttagtattcaaacaaaatattttgggcACATTgtgaagaaaatttaaactcgttttccgctgtaattaattaaccctaatcagattgtgtcctaataacgattaggagctaagggccccacagaaATTCTGACCATTCTTGAAGAACTTTAAAGAGCAATTTTTGCCAAAACTCAGGACCTCCATAAGCAGAAACAGTAATCATACCTGTAAACAATGCcaagaaaaattattaaatagaTTGACTTTGATATCAATGGaagaaaaaaattcgaaacccAAACTTAATTTTTACTTGCGAAACATTTTttaccaaaacaaaataaatgaaTACTATTTAagtgattatttaaaatatctttagCTTATTACTTAactaaaaacttgtgtgatacggtctcacaggtcgtattttgtgagactgatattgtatttgggtcatcgatgaaaaaatattactttttatgctaagagtattattttttattgtgaatatcggtaaggttgacccgtcttacatgtaaaaattcatgagaccgtctcacaagatgaCTTACACACATGTGAGAGACTTACTCACATACTTAATTATAGGGacgaaagaaaaagaaaagtcTACCAACTTCAATTCTATATTACAAGTTTTTATGaatgttaattttatttttgtgtaCTCTACACCTTTAATTCAGAAAAATTCatgttaagttttttttaaaaaaaaaattgaacaaatCTTATTGTTGCAGGtgtcaaatttttaaaattctaatccAATTCAAAAATCTCAAATAAAAGCTTAAATCAATCCATGCCATAAAGACTAACAATTACTACAAACCCCTTTTGGTTCACTTGACAGTTAAAGATAAGGTGCTTTTATAATAAACCTCTTATTTCCAAACTACACAAGCAAGAACATAGAAACACAAAGCGTCTGATATGGAGATTAGCACGAACGAACGAGCAAGCGAGCTAGAGATATTTGAAGTTGGTTCATGCGAAAACGGTTACGAATTCGGATTCTTGATAGGCCAAAGATTCTCCAGAAAAATACAAAGTAGGCTATCGAAAGACCTCATTCTAAAAAACCAGCTTCTCCCTTTTGCTAAATCCAAGCATTCACGGCCACTTCTCGAATCCTTGATCCAAAACAACCAGAAAAAGTACCCCAAATACTGGGATGAACTCAGAGGAACTGCTCGAGGGAGCGGCACGTCGTTTCTTGAAGTATATATACGTATATAATCCATATATCAGTATGCATATGTTAGTGACTAAACGTTCTGTCTTATGGAGCTTGTTCATATTTTGTAGATCATGCTTCTTAATTTTAGGAAAGAGATACTTCCATTCATTTCGAAGGCAGAAAAAGATCCGATGGACGACAATAACGACGATTGCTCTGATATTCTCGTGGTTAATTATT
This window contains:
- the LOC142519057 gene encoding protein S-acyltransferase 11, whose product is MNPTVPIAGSSAVVPEEDPYSISVDVDLEETCWGCGLRVLVPPHASVFKCGWCGAITKQMAVKCNNKYLRWIRFRDRCFVCVVLVVMLFLHVSGGIWAVYPVIFSISYFCGIFHFTLALILSISTISSFCLAAFRPASVQQIIIWGSYPMVGKGGLENYTFCHYCSKPKSPRTHHCRSCGTCILDLDHHCPFIGNCVGAANHRCFIMFLISAVTSVLYVAIMTLFATIYFWPPVNLGTGNLLNGLSGTEFLYRALKEHAIAILSSAVFLPAQGLVLVYLFISSVSVGIGLSVLLWQQLCYIYTGETYLSHLSAVDNEGISNKDCQNLVRFFGCPFAAATYLPSFWKSRKIHTK
- the LOC142518261 gene encoding 6-phosphogluconate dehydrogenase, decarboxylating 1, chloroplastic-like; the encoded protein is MESAATLSQIGLAGLAVMGQNLALNIAEKGFPISVYNRTTSKVDETVDRARREGNLPLSGQYNPKDFVLSIKKPRSVIILVKAGAPVDQTIAALSAYMEPGDTVIDGGNEWYENTERRISEVSDKGLLYLGMGVSGGEDGARNGPSLMPGGSHRAYLNVHHILDKVAAQVDDGPCVTYIGEGGSGNFVKMVHNGIEYGDMQLISEAYDVLKNVGGLGNEELAGIFDEWNRGELESFLIEITGDIFKVEDEETGSEHLVDKILDKTGMKGTGKWTVQQAAELSIAAPTIAASLDSRYMSGLKEEREEAAEIFKKEGLKEEMINNVASVDKKRLADDVRQALYASKICSYAQGMNLLRGKSIEKGWGLNLGELARIWKGGCIIRAVFLDRIKQAYQRNSGLANLLVDPEFAREMVQRQAAWRRVVGLAIQKGIGVPGMSASLQYFDTYRRVRLPANLVQAQRDYFGAHTYERIDCPGSYHTEWSKLARKTRV
- the LOC142519626 gene encoding 6-phosphogluconate dehydrogenase, decarboxylating 2, chloroplastic-like; the protein is MYIVKEEMINNVASVDKKRLADDVRQALYASKICSYAQGMNLLRGKSIEKGWGLNLGELARIWKGGCIIRAVFLDRIKQAYQRNSGLANLLVDPEFAREMVQRQAAWRRVVGLAIQKGIGVPGMSASLQYFDTYRRVRLPANLVQAQRDYFGAHTYERIDCPGSYHTEWSKLARKTRV